Proteins from a genomic interval of Rhodococcoides fascians A25f:
- a CDS encoding MarR family winged helix-turn-helix transcriptional regulator, whose product MDPGPSTNLSESFMAVARRIRRSHMSALEPFGLNPSQSRALHVLAREQESMRLRDLAEHLRIVARSATDIVDSLEAAQLVMRQPDPSDRRAVLVTLTDTGRALLDRIDDARRQVSSEMFDGLESAERVELNRLLGKIAESE is encoded by the coding sequence ATGGATCCCGGACCTTCGACCAATCTGAGCGAAAGTTTCATGGCTGTCGCGCGGCGCATCCGGCGCAGCCACATGAGTGCGCTCGAACCGTTCGGACTCAATCCCTCACAGAGCCGGGCCCTGCACGTCCTGGCCCGTGAGCAGGAATCGATGCGTCTGCGCGATCTCGCCGAGCACCTCCGCATCGTGGCGCGATCGGCCACCGACATCGTCGACTCGCTCGAAGCGGCGCAGCTGGTGATGCGGCAGCCGGATCCGAGTGATCGGCGGGCCGTGCTGGTGACGCTGACCGATACCGGTCGCGCACTGCTGGACCGGATAGACGACGCGCGTCGTCAGGTGTCGTCCGAGATGTTCGACGGCCTCGAGTCGGCCGAACGCGTGGAGCTGAATCGACTACTCGGCAAAATTGCCGAGAGCGAATGA
- a CDS encoding ABC transporter ATP-binding protein, whose amino-acid sequence MESRPERSLPASDPAPVSRVLALFTPYRRKIAIVSAIIVASAIIALASPLLLRELLDHAIPDRDVTLVTLIALGMIAVAVATNTLGVVQTWMSNGVGQQLMHDLRVQVYSHLHRQSLGFFARTRTGEVQSRIANDIGGMQSVVTNTATSIAQNATTVVATVIALFLLDWKLATFSLIILPVFVRVARRIGDERRKISTRRQKLLSDLSVQIEESLSVSGILLGKTTGSAQVLTEKFADRSHEVAGVELAAMMAGKWRMATIQISFAVMPALVYWFAGITIGQGSALTIGTLVAFTALQTQLFRPTMQLLNTGVEVQASLALFGRVFEYLDLPIDVAEPAHPVALPREAVHGDVAFRGVDFTYAAATAPTLSDIDLEVPAGSTLALVGATGSGKTTLGYLVARLHDPTSGSVTIDGIDLREMASENIADLVGVVSQETYLFHATIRENLRFAKPDASDEEIFAAARTAQIHDFIDGLDDGYDTMVGERGYRFSGGEKQRIAIARTVLRNPPILVLDEATSALDNRTERAVQTALDGLMDGRTTILIAHRLSTVRSADRIAVLDHGIVREVGSHESLLEQGGMYAQLVRAADDVVDSVAA is encoded by the coding sequence TTGGAAAGCCGACCCGAACGTTCTCTTCCCGCATCCGATCCAGCACCCGTCAGCCGAGTCCTGGCTCTGTTCACGCCCTACCGGCGCAAGATCGCCATCGTCAGTGCGATCATCGTGGCCAGTGCGATCATCGCCCTCGCCTCTCCCTTACTCCTTCGCGAACTCCTCGATCATGCGATCCCCGACCGTGACGTCACCCTCGTCACTCTCATCGCGCTCGGCATGATCGCAGTTGCAGTCGCCACCAACACCCTCGGCGTCGTGCAGACCTGGATGTCCAACGGCGTCGGCCAGCAACTCATGCACGACCTCCGCGTACAGGTCTACTCGCACCTGCACCGGCAGTCCCTCGGATTCTTCGCTCGTACGCGCACCGGTGAGGTGCAATCGCGTATCGCCAACGACATCGGCGGTATGCAATCGGTCGTCACCAACACCGCGACCTCCATCGCTCAGAACGCAACCACCGTCGTCGCGACGGTGATCGCACTCTTCCTGCTCGACTGGAAACTCGCCACGTTCTCGTTGATCATCCTGCCGGTATTCGTTCGGGTCGCGCGCCGCATCGGCGACGAGCGCCGCAAGATCTCGACCAGGCGACAGAAGTTGCTCAGCGACCTCTCGGTTCAGATCGAGGAATCCCTTTCTGTCAGCGGCATTCTGCTGGGCAAGACCACCGGTTCCGCACAGGTGTTGACCGAGAAGTTCGCCGACCGATCCCATGAAGTGGCCGGCGTCGAGCTCGCAGCGATGATGGCGGGAAAGTGGCGAATGGCCACCATCCAGATCAGTTTCGCGGTCATGCCTGCGTTGGTGTACTGGTTCGCCGGCATCACCATCGGCCAGGGGAGCGCGTTGACGATCGGAACTCTGGTTGCCTTCACTGCTCTGCAAACTCAATTGTTCAGGCCCACCATGCAATTGCTCAACACCGGGGTGGAGGTGCAGGCCTCACTCGCCCTGTTCGGGCGGGTGTTCGAGTACCTCGATCTGCCGATCGACGTAGCCGAGCCGGCGCATCCGGTGGCGCTGCCCCGTGAGGCCGTGCACGGCGACGTCGCCTTCCGCGGCGTCGATTTCACCTATGCCGCGGCGACAGCTCCGACCTTGAGCGACATCGACCTCGAGGTCCCGGCTGGAAGCACTCTGGCCCTGGTCGGTGCCACCGGATCGGGCAAGACGACTCTGGGCTATCTCGTTGCGCGACTGCATGATCCGACGTCCGGATCGGTGACCATCGATGGCATCGATCTGCGGGAGATGGCGTCGGAGAACATCGCCGACCTGGTCGGCGTCGTCTCACAGGAGACATACCTGTTCCACGCCACCATCAGGGAGAATCTGCGGTTCGCCAAGCCCGATGCCTCCGACGAAGAGATTTTCGCGGCCGCCCGAACGGCGCAGATCCACGATTTCATCGATGGTCTCGACGACGGCTACGACACGATGGTCGGTGAGCGCGGATACCGGTTCTCGGGTGGTGAGAAGCAGCGGATCGCGATCGCGCGAACCGTCTTGCGGAACCCGCCGATTCTGGTGCTCGACGAAGCGACGAGTGCCCTCGACAACCGCACCGAACGTGCAGTGCAAACGGCACTCGACGGTCTGATGGACGGTCGAACGACCATCCTCATCGCGCATCGACTGTCGACGGTGCGCTCCGCGGATCGCATCGCAGTCCTCGACCACGGGATCGTTCGTGAGGTCGGAAGCCACGAATCCCTGTTGGAGCAGGGCGGCATGTACGCCCAATTGGTTCGAGCCGCAGACGATGTCGTGGACAGTGTGGCTGCATGA
- a CDS encoding XdhC family protein, translated as MHDILDDAMSAWKSDDIAAVATVIRTFDSAPRPAGAAMLVGADGTVAGSVSGGCVEGSVYELAQDVLRTGTPVLTRYGVSDDDAFAVGLTCGGTLDVFVEVFSRQTFPELDSVVADVRDNIPVAVATVVSHTDPERIGRRMVVGEEGTRGSLGSARADAAIADDAKGLLASGRSAVLTYGPDGQRRGEGMEVFVSSHAPPPRMLVFGAIDFAAAVAQQGVFLGYRVTVCDARAVFATPQRFPAAEQVVVAWPHDYLTEQWSAGELDARTVVCVLTHDPKFDVPLLEVALRLPSLAFVGAMGSRRTHDDRMARLRAAGLTESELSRLASPIGLDLGARTPQETAVSIAAEIIARRWGGTGEPLRARHGRIHHDAIEDGRGGKYDAV; from the coding sequence ATGCACGACATCCTCGACGACGCGATGAGCGCATGGAAGTCCGACGACATCGCAGCGGTGGCAACCGTGATCCGCACGTTCGATTCTGCACCGCGTCCCGCCGGAGCGGCCATGCTGGTCGGCGCGGACGGCACGGTTGCCGGGTCGGTGTCGGGCGGCTGCGTCGAAGGCTCGGTCTACGAACTCGCACAGGACGTCCTGCGCACCGGAACTCCGGTTCTCACTCGATACGGAGTGTCCGACGACGATGCTTTTGCCGTCGGGCTCACCTGCGGCGGAACACTCGACGTCTTCGTCGAAGTGTTCTCCCGGCAGACGTTCCCGGAACTCGACTCGGTCGTGGCGGACGTGCGCGACAACATTCCCGTCGCGGTGGCGACCGTGGTGTCGCACACCGATCCGGAACGCATCGGCCGAAGGATGGTCGTCGGAGAGGAGGGCACCCGTGGCTCGCTCGGCAGTGCGCGGGCCGACGCAGCCATCGCTGACGACGCGAAAGGGCTTCTGGCATCAGGACGTTCGGCCGTCCTGACGTACGGTCCCGACGGTCAGCGACGAGGTGAGGGCATGGAGGTGTTCGTGTCCAGCCATGCACCGCCGCCCCGAATGCTGGTGTTCGGGGCCATCGATTTCGCCGCCGCGGTAGCGCAGCAGGGCGTTTTCCTCGGCTACCGCGTCACCGTCTGCGATGCGCGTGCAGTCTTCGCCACCCCGCAGCGATTTCCCGCCGCCGAACAGGTCGTCGTCGCCTGGCCGCACGACTACCTGACGGAGCAGTGGTCGGCGGGGGAGTTGGACGCGCGCACTGTTGTCTGTGTGCTCACCCACGACCCCAAGTTCGATGTGCCACTGCTCGAGGTCGCGTTGCGCCTGCCGAGCCTGGCTTTCGTCGGTGCGATGGGCTCACGCCGTACTCATGACGACCGCATGGCTCGGTTGCGCGCAGCGGGGCTGACCGAGTCCGAACTCTCCCGGCTGGCCAGTCCGATCGGTCTCGATCTCGGTGCACGTACGCCTCAGGAGACCGCGGTATCGATCGCGGCGGAGATCATCGCACGCCGCTGGGGCGGCACCGGCGAACCGTTACGGGCCCGACACGGTCGCATTCATCACGACGCGATCGAGGACGGGCGCGGGGGTAAGTACGACGCTGTGTAG
- the ettA gene encoding energy-dependent translational throttle protein EttA, with product MAEFIYTMKKVRKAHGDKVILDDVTMSFYPGAKIGVVGPNGAGKSSILKIMAGIDQPGNGEAFLAPGASVGILMQEPVLDDTKTVRENVEDGLGETMVQLKRYNEIAELMATDYSDELMEEMGELQEKLDHADAWEIDSQLEQAMDALRCPPPESPVTNLSGGEKRRVALCKLLLSKPDLLLLDEPTNHLDAESVLWLEQHLAAYAGAILAVTHDRYFLDHVAQWIAEVDRGHLYPYEGNYSTYLEKKAERLEVSGKKDQKLQKRLKDELAWVRSGAKARQAKSKSRLARYDEMVAEAEKTRKLDFDEIQIPNPPRLGDVVVEVKSLDKGFDGRVLIKDLSFTLPRNGIVGVIGPNGVGKTTLFKTIVGLEEPDGGEVKIGQTVKLSYVDQNRSGIDSKKTVWETVSDGLDFITVGSSEFPSRAYISSFGFKGHDQQKPAGVLSGGERNRLNLAMTLKQGGNLILLDEPTNDLDVETLGSLENALEEFPGCAVVISHDRWFLDRTCTHILAWEGGFGDNEAAWYWYEGNFEGYEANKVERLGPDAARPHRVTHRKLTRD from the coding sequence ATGGCTGAATTCATTTACACCATGAAGAAGGTGCGCAAGGCGCACGGCGACAAAGTCATCCTCGACGACGTGACGATGAGCTTCTATCCGGGAGCGAAGATCGGCGTCGTCGGCCCCAACGGCGCCGGTAAGTCCAGCATCCTCAAGATCATGGCGGGAATCGATCAGCCCGGAAACGGTGAGGCGTTCCTCGCTCCCGGTGCATCGGTCGGCATCCTCATGCAGGAGCCGGTTCTCGACGACACCAAGACCGTTCGCGAGAACGTCGAGGACGGTCTCGGCGAAACGATGGTCCAGCTCAAGCGCTACAACGAGATCGCCGAGCTGATGGCCACCGACTACTCCGACGAGCTGATGGAGGAGATGGGCGAGCTGCAGGAGAAGCTCGACCACGCCGATGCGTGGGAGATCGACTCTCAGCTGGAGCAGGCGATGGACGCGCTGCGCTGCCCGCCGCCGGAGTCTCCCGTCACCAACCTCTCCGGTGGCGAGAAGCGCCGTGTGGCGCTGTGCAAGTTGCTCCTGAGCAAGCCCGACCTGCTGCTGCTCGACGAGCCGACCAACCACCTCGACGCCGAGAGCGTGCTGTGGCTCGAGCAGCACTTGGCCGCCTACGCCGGTGCCATTCTCGCCGTGACCCACGATCGGTACTTCCTCGATCACGTCGCGCAGTGGATCGCCGAGGTCGACCGCGGCCACCTGTACCCGTACGAGGGCAACTACTCCACCTACCTGGAGAAGAAGGCCGAGCGCCTCGAGGTCTCGGGCAAGAAGGACCAGAAGCTGCAGAAGCGACTCAAGGACGAACTGGCCTGGGTTCGCTCCGGTGCCAAGGCTCGCCAAGCCAAGAGCAAGTCTCGTCTGGCTCGCTACGACGAGATGGTGGCCGAGGCGGAGAAGACCAGGAAGCTCGACTTCGACGAGATCCAGATACCGAACCCGCCGCGCCTGGGCGACGTCGTGGTCGAGGTCAAGAGCCTCGACAAGGGCTTCGACGGCCGCGTGCTGATCAAGGATCTGTCGTTCACGTTGCCCCGCAACGGCATCGTCGGCGTCATCGGCCCCAACGGTGTCGGAAAGACGACGCTGTTCAAGACCATCGTCGGGCTCGAGGAGCCGGACGGCGGCGAGGTGAAGATCGGTCAGACCGTCAAGCTCAGCTACGTCGACCAGAACCGCTCGGGCATCGACTCGAAGAAGACGGTCTGGGAAACGGTCTCCGACGGACTGGACTTCATCACCGTCGGCAGCTCCGAGTTTCCGTCCCGTGCGTACATCAGCTCGTTCGGATTCAAGGGCCACGATCAGCAGAAGCCTGCCGGAGTGCTCTCCGGTGGTGAGCGGAACCGTCTGAACCTGGCGATGACGCTCAAGCAGGGCGGCAACCTGATCCTGCTCGACGAGCCGACCAACGACCTCGACGTCGAAACGCTCGGATCGCTCGAGAACGCGCTCGAAGAATTCCCCGGTTGCGCCGTGGTCATCTCGCACGATCGCTGGTTCCTCGACCGCACCTGCACGCACATCCTGGCGTGGGAAGGTGGCTTCGGCGACAACGAGGCAGCGTGGTACTGGTACGAGGGCAACTTCGAGGGCTACGAGGCCAACA
- a CDS encoding IMPACT family protein codes for MIPLRTIAGRVECEIEIKKSRFVAVVDRAATESDARVLIERARKADPAAGHHCSAFVVDASSTDQRIERSNDDGEPSGTAGMPMLEVLRGHHLTNVVAVVSRYFGGTKLGTGGLARAYSGAVTEALTGAAFLIRERREILTLELDHAEVGRVESELRGHGVLVVGTSYAARAVLTVAATDTDSVAALVASLTAGRVAPVRSGHMYVEIPD; via the coding sequence GTGATCCCACTGCGGACCATCGCGGGGCGCGTCGAGTGCGAGATCGAGATCAAGAAATCTCGCTTTGTCGCGGTCGTCGATCGCGCGGCCACCGAATCAGACGCGCGAGTGCTGATCGAACGCGCCCGCAAGGCCGATCCTGCTGCTGGGCATCACTGTTCGGCGTTCGTTGTCGACGCGTCGTCCACCGATCAACGCATCGAGCGGTCCAACGACGACGGTGAACCCAGTGGCACGGCAGGGATGCCGATGCTGGAGGTGCTGCGTGGACATCACCTGACGAACGTCGTCGCAGTGGTCAGTAGATACTTCGGTGGAACCAAGCTCGGCACCGGTGGCCTGGCCCGCGCCTACTCCGGCGCGGTGACCGAGGCGCTGACCGGCGCGGCATTTCTCATCCGGGAGCGACGCGAGATCCTGACCCTCGAACTCGATCACGCCGAGGTGGGTCGAGTCGAATCGGAACTTCGCGGGCACGGAGTGCTCGTGGTGGGGACTTCCTATGCGGCCCGTGCGGTCCTGACCGTCGCGGCTACGGATACCGATTCGGTTGCGGCACTTGTTGCTTCGCTCACTGCCGGACGCGTGGCCCCGGTACGCAGCGGGCACATGTACGTGGAAATTCCGGACTAG
- a CDS encoding cytochrome c oxidase assembly protein: MATPDLEKTEPSTAELSADDVRTDGEPRSATTTVFVTAGVIAGVVAALIVMLSASDALVLLGIPDPGPATTYGLPAMRAIGEIAAVIAIGSFLLAAFLVPPQKNGVLDVDGYRAVRTGSVASIVWAVCSLLLVPLTLSDTSGQPFTEAIKPANLWIALDQVEIASAWRWTAIMAVVLAIFSRTVLRWSWTPALLGFSLATLLPIALSGHSSAGGSHDVATNSLILHLGAASLWAGGLFALLAHVRRKGAHSDVAARRFSTIAGICFVVMGISGVINALVRVSIADLFTTTYGLLIVGKIVALIVLGGFGWMQRRRALPALVADPTARGPLLRFAGAEVLVLAATIGLAVGLGRTPPPAEFDPNLTPAEAALGYDLSGPPTFARMAFDWRFDLIFGTAAIVMAVVYLIGVRRLRLRGDAWPVGRTVAWILGCLTLLISTSSGIGRYSTAVFSVHMTGHMMLSMLAPVLLALGGALTLALRVLPAAGKDGVPGMREWLLLGLHSRISQFVTHPLVAALIFVGGFYVLYLGGIFGAVLDSHGAHLLMNLHFVLSGYLFYWTVIGVDPSPRKIAPVTKLAVVFGSLPFHAFFGVALMSMNTVMGAWFYRTLGLDWNSDLLGDQKLGGGIAWATGEVPLVLVMLALLIQWSRSDDRDARRGDRAAERDHDAELAAHNAMFAELARRDQTGGR, translated from the coding sequence ATGGCAACACCGGATCTCGAGAAGACCGAACCCTCGACCGCTGAACTCTCGGCGGACGATGTGCGGACCGACGGGGAACCGCGTTCGGCCACCACAACGGTGTTCGTCACTGCCGGCGTCATCGCCGGTGTGGTGGCCGCCCTCATCGTGATGCTCTCCGCGTCCGACGCATTGGTGTTGCTCGGAATCCCGGACCCGGGCCCGGCCACCACCTACGGTCTGCCTGCTATGCGGGCGATCGGCGAGATCGCGGCCGTCATCGCCATCGGGTCCTTCCTGCTGGCAGCGTTTCTGGTGCCGCCGCAGAAGAACGGCGTCCTCGATGTCGACGGCTACCGGGCGGTGCGCACCGGCTCGGTCGCATCCATCGTCTGGGCTGTGTGCTCGCTTCTCCTCGTGCCCCTGACGTTGTCCGACACCTCCGGTCAGCCGTTCACGGAGGCCATCAAGCCGGCGAACCTGTGGATCGCGCTCGATCAGGTGGAGATTGCCAGTGCGTGGCGTTGGACGGCGATCATGGCCGTGGTGCTGGCGATCTTCTCGCGCACCGTGTTGCGGTGGTCCTGGACCCCCGCGCTGCTCGGGTTCTCCCTCGCGACGCTGCTCCCGATCGCGTTGAGCGGCCACTCGTCGGCGGGCGGGTCGCACGATGTCGCGACCAACAGCCTGATCCTGCACCTGGGTGCTGCATCACTGTGGGCAGGCGGGCTGTTCGCGTTGCTGGCGCACGTACGCAGGAAAGGCGCGCACTCCGACGTCGCGGCGCGCCGGTTCTCCACCATCGCCGGCATCTGCTTCGTCGTCATGGGTATCAGCGGCGTCATCAACGCGCTGGTTCGGGTCTCGATCGCCGACCTGTTCACCACCACCTACGGCTTGTTGATCGTGGGGAAGATCGTCGCGTTGATCGTGCTCGGCGGATTCGGGTGGATGCAGCGTCGGCGGGCGCTGCCCGCACTGGTTGCCGACCCCACTGCACGCGGACCGCTGCTTCGCTTCGCCGGGGCCGAGGTGCTCGTTCTCGCCGCGACCATCGGCCTGGCCGTCGGGCTCGGGCGCACACCTCCGCCGGCCGAGTTCGATCCCAACCTCACACCCGCGGAGGCGGCACTCGGATACGACCTGAGCGGACCGCCCACGTTCGCACGAATGGCCTTCGACTGGCGCTTCGACCTGATCTTCGGCACCGCCGCGATCGTGATGGCCGTGGTGTATCTGATCGGCGTTCGTCGTCTGCGGCTGCGCGGCGACGCGTGGCCGGTGGGACGAACCGTCGCCTGGATTCTCGGCTGCCTCACGTTGCTGATCAGCACGTCCTCGGGAATCGGTCGCTATTCCACCGCGGTGTTCAGCGTGCACATGACCGGACACATGATGCTCTCGATGCTGGCACCTGTCCTCCTCGCGCTCGGCGGAGCACTGACGTTGGCGTTGCGAGTCCTGCCCGCAGCAGGCAAGGACGGTGTCCCCGGAATGCGCGAGTGGTTGCTGCTCGGCCTGCACAGTCGCATTTCGCAGTTCGTGACTCACCCACTCGTAGCGGCGTTGATCTTCGTCGGCGGCTTCTACGTGCTGTACCTCGGCGGGATATTCGGAGCCGTGCTGGACAGTCACGGCGCGCACCTGCTGATGAATCTGCACTTCGTACTCAGTGGCTACCTGTTCTACTGGACGGTCATCGGCGTCGATCCGTCGCCGCGCAAGATCGCGCCGGTCACGAAACTGGCGGTCGTGTTCGGATCACTGCCGTTCCACGCGTTCTTCGGGGTGGCCCTGATGAGCATGAACACCGTGATGGGTGCCTGGTTCTACCGGACCCTCGGACTGGATTGGAATTCCGACCTGCTCGGAGATCAGAAGCTCGGCGGCGGTATCGCCTGGGCCACAGGCGAAGTTCCGCTGGTGCTTGTCATGTTGGCGCTGCTGATCCAGTGGTCTCGGAGCGACGACAGAGATGCCAGGCGCGGCGACCGCGCCGCCGAGCGCGATCACGACGCAGAATTGGCGGCCCACAATGCGATGTTCGCCGAGCTCGCCCGACGAGATCAGACGGGTGGACGCTGA
- a CDS encoding single-stranded DNA-binding protein: MYEAQCAVVGTVITNPVKRSTPTGDEVLSFRMASNARRQDRNTGEWTDGGTLYLTVTCWRRLVRGVGASLMKGDPIIAYGQLRTNEYTNRDGLERADLEMSASAVGPDLARCNVSIHRTKAVVPEAATDGDPGAAEPLHSDRESMADRESIDEDVRESVPA; encoded by the coding sequence ATGTACGAAGCACAATGCGCCGTGGTCGGCACAGTCATCACCAACCCCGTCAAGCGGTCCACACCCACCGGCGACGAAGTCCTCAGCTTTCGGATGGCCAGCAACGCTCGGCGTCAGGACCGCAACACGGGTGAATGGACCGACGGCGGAACCCTGTACCTGACGGTCACGTGCTGGCGCCGTCTGGTGCGCGGAGTCGGAGCCTCACTGATGAAGGGCGATCCGATCATCGCCTACGGACAGTTGCGAACCAACGAATACACCAATCGGGACGGACTCGAGCGTGCCGATCTCGAGATGAGCGCCAGTGCGGTCGGGCCGGACCTCGCGCGGTGCAACGTCTCGATCCATCGGACCAAAGCTGTGGTGCCCGAGGCGGCGACGGACGGAGATCCGGGAGCGGCGGAACCCCTCCACAGCGATCGGGAGTCGATGGCGGACCGAGAATCGATCGACGAGGACGTTCGAGAGTCGGTACCGGCCTGA